The following coding sequences lie in one Magnetococcus sp. PR-3 genomic window:
- a CDS encoding methyl-accepting chemotaxis protein, giving the protein MSVLNYMLGLSIKKKMWIVAICSIVVELFLIVPNYQLIQSSEAEVEAQIIEVEKELNSLGVLQSRQGVVSDLMKSVLTINQGITLIADEEEGWDTNRLAQVVKAYQTSRENLEAMWPPGSDRDPLDELLENVEIIISMGMEYEPGDDEERESLLNGMNLMMVDLMHSINGVNAIYRDYMEGKINTASKAIMAGVKKAETQVGELGHTSLQAMIFQFAVVVLLVILMAIILIWILGRLEHIRVVFREVKEGRITARVPDTPWHDEIWEISDGVNETLMELTKLIREIRIHVAGTLPPVSQEFADAVSRLNQAVSSVFGAITKADEANDNLSVKISDNVKAATEWIVEALEEISKSAATQAEAAGHVADSADEGSNRSSRLSSAIDEMAGNVDSVSISINDISGLMEEMHQTIRDNATSQKQVLEFSESAVREASEAAVQVEETQHVMASLASSANEIGKAVSSIKNIAKQTNMLALNASIEAAGAGEAGKGFAVVANEVKELAQQTEQATNMINQRVEEIQAGTQDATNRVMQTVEVVNMLAETNRQVGDMAQEQSARVEEVNEAVEGVANATNSVAKNLDELSSNAQDVSQTVAELSASAQALSSTATSMASNATEAREQSSKANEHATQVLASVGMAIAATEMMGKEMGHVTHGLGNLEVTTHTINLFIGVLGEVEDKLNHAQQAFNLGAEPLEMSLIKGSLLAWLSKLEQHASGDLKLQDGGDPLSSQLGQWLYHPESGGKLSHLPIYQVVDQSNKKLHELATEVVKLFDRKEKEAANTTLDHLHEERGKLFAALDDLYHMAIEVERGRQ; this is encoded by the coding sequence ATGTCTGTGCTCAACTATATGCTTGGACTCTCCATTAAGAAAAAGATGTGGATTGTCGCTATCTGCTCCATTGTGGTGGAGCTGTTCCTTATTGTGCCCAATTATCAGCTGATTCAGAGCAGTGAAGCCGAGGTTGAGGCGCAGATTATTGAGGTAGAGAAAGAGCTGAATAGTCTTGGTGTACTGCAGAGTCGCCAGGGGGTGGTTTCAGACTTAATGAAATCGGTCTTGACCATCAACCAAGGTATTACCCTGATTGCCGATGAAGAAGAGGGATGGGACACTAACCGTCTGGCACAGGTTGTTAAGGCGTACCAAACATCACGTGAAAATCTAGAGGCGATGTGGCCACCTGGTAGTGATCGGGATCCGTTGGATGAACTGCTGGAAAATGTTGAGATTATCATTAGCATGGGTATGGAGTATGAGCCTGGTGATGATGAAGAGCGTGAGTCCCTGCTTAATGGTATGAATTTGATGATGGTCGACCTGATGCACAGCATCAATGGGGTCAACGCCATTTATCGTGATTATATGGAAGGTAAAATCAACACCGCTTCGAAGGCCATTATGGCTGGGGTTAAAAAGGCTGAAACCCAGGTGGGTGAGCTCGGCCATACATCCTTACAAGCCATGATCTTTCAATTTGCAGTGGTTGTTCTGCTGGTCATACTGATGGCGATTATTCTGATCTGGATTTTGGGTCGCCTTGAACATATTCGTGTGGTGTTCCGTGAAGTTAAAGAGGGTCGTATTACGGCCCGTGTTCCCGATACGCCTTGGCACGATGAAATTTGGGAAATTTCGGATGGGGTGAATGAGACCCTAATGGAACTAACCAAGTTGATCCGGGAGATTCGCATTCATGTTGCGGGCACACTGCCACCTGTAAGCCAAGAGTTTGCGGATGCTGTCAGTCGCTTAAACCAGGCGGTCTCTTCGGTCTTTGGTGCCATTACCAAGGCGGATGAGGCCAACGATAATCTCTCGGTTAAGATCAGTGATAATGTAAAAGCTGCAACTGAGTGGATTGTAGAGGCTTTGGAAGAGATCTCTAAATCAGCAGCCACCCAGGCTGAAGCGGCCGGGCATGTTGCGGATTCTGCAGATGAAGGTAGTAACCGTAGTAGCCGGCTCTCCTCGGCCATCGATGAGATGGCGGGTAATGTGGACTCTGTAAGTATCAGCATTAATGATATTTCTGGCCTTATGGAAGAGATGCACCAGACCATACGGGACAATGCTACCAGTCAAAAGCAGGTCTTGGAGTTTAGTGAAAGTGCTGTGCGTGAAGCCAGTGAAGCGGCTGTACAAGTTGAAGAGACCCAGCATGTGATGGCCTCTTTGGCCTCATCAGCCAACGAAATTGGTAAAGCGGTTAGTAGCATTAAGAACATTGCCAAGCAGACCAACATGCTGGCCTTGAACGCCTCAATTGAAGCGGCGGGTGCAGGGGAGGCTGGTAAAGGTTTTGCCGTGGTGGCCAATGAGGTTAAAGAGCTGGCTCAACAGACTGAGCAAGCCACCAATATGATTAATCAGCGGGTAGAAGAGATCCAGGCGGGTACCCAGGATGCCACCAATCGGGTTATGCAAACGGTAGAGGTGGTCAACATGCTGGCCGAGACCAACCGTCAAGTTGGTGATATGGCCCAAGAGCAGAGTGCCCGTGTTGAAGAGGTGAATGAAGCGGTTGAGGGGGTGGCCAATGCAACCAACAGTGTGGCCAAAAACCTGGATGAGCTCTCCAGTAATGCGCAAGATGTTTCCCAGACCGTCGCTGAGCTGAGCGCAAGTGCCCAAGCGCTTTCCAGCACCGCAACCTCTATGGCCAGCAATGCCACAGAGGCCCGTGAGCAGTCCTCCAAAGCCAACGAACATGCTACTCAGGTACTGGCTTCAGTGGGTATGGCCATTGCTGCGACCGAAATGATGGGTAAGGAGATGGGCCATGTGACCCACGGTTTGGGTAACTTGGAAGTCACAACCCACACCATCAACTTATTCATTGGGGTCCTGGGTGAAGTAGAAGATAAGCTTAACCATGCCCAGCAGGCCTTTAACCTGGGTGCAGAGCCGTTGGAGATGAGTCTGATCAAAGGTTCATTGTTAGCTTGGCTCTCTAAGCTGGAACAGCATGCCTCTGGTGATCTAAAACTTCAGGATGGTGGGGATCCTCTAAGCTCGCAGTTAGGGCAGTGGCTTTATCATCCCGAGTCTGGCGGCAAGCTCAGCCATCTGCCGATCTATCAAGTGGTAGACCAGAGCAATAAAAAGCTGCATGAATTGGCCACAGAGGTGGTGAAACTGTTTGACCGTAAAGAGAAAGAAGCCGCCAATACCACACTGGATCATTTGCATGAAGAGCGAGGTAAGCTTTTTGCGGCATTGGATGATCTCTACCATATGGCGATTGAAGTGGAACGGGGCCGGCAATAG